From a single Fulvivirga ulvae genomic region:
- the xseA gene encoding exodeoxyribonuclease VII large subunit: MEHLTLFDLNRLVKEALDTNLEPSYWVVAEIGEMRSNQTGHCYLELVEKADDKVIAKMRATIWAYTYRNLSTWFEGITGQALQPGLKILCNVTVQFHELYGLSANVRDIDANYTLGERAQRRKKIIEQLVEDGVFDMNKSHKLPVVPQRIAIISSPTAAGFGDFMDQITKNSYGYRFKVKLYKAIMQGDKACESIINAILQIHNSQEEYDALIIIRGGGSQIDLDCFDDYDLATHIAQFTLPVITGIGHERDETIADLVAHTMMKTPTAVAEFLISGVRAFEEKLDDAFARIYHYTNNALNLHTQQLSTLGYQLKASARDKLSARLYRVDHLNERLKIHTLNQLQNHQKRLNLAQTSLNLLDPDTILKRGYTFTTVNGKALSEAEIKPGDKMKTVSARKIIISTVETQIDKNG; this comes from the coding sequence ATGGAACATCTAACACTATTTGACCTCAACAGACTTGTAAAAGAAGCGCTGGACACCAATCTGGAGCCCTCTTATTGGGTGGTGGCAGAAATAGGTGAAATGCGTTCCAATCAAACGGGACACTGCTACCTGGAATTGGTAGAAAAGGCTGACGATAAGGTGATTGCCAAAATGCGTGCCACCATCTGGGCCTATACGTATAGAAACCTGTCTACCTGGTTTGAGGGCATTACGGGGCAGGCACTACAGCCAGGGTTGAAAATACTCTGCAACGTTACGGTCCAGTTTCACGAGCTTTACGGCCTGAGTGCCAATGTAAGGGATATTGATGCTAATTATACCCTGGGCGAGCGGGCGCAGCGAAGAAAGAAGATCATAGAACAACTTGTAGAAGATGGTGTTTTTGATATGAACAAAAGCCATAAGCTTCCTGTAGTTCCCCAACGTATTGCCATTATCAGCTCTCCTACTGCCGCAGGCTTTGGCGATTTTATGGACCAGATTACCAAAAATAGTTATGGCTATCGGTTCAAAGTTAAATTGTATAAAGCCATTATGCAGGGCGATAAGGCGTGTGAGTCTATTATCAACGCTATCCTGCAAATCCATAACTCCCAGGAAGAATATGATGCACTTATTATCATTCGTGGTGGAGGAAGCCAGATTGACCTTGACTGTTTTGACGATTACGACCTGGCCACTCACATTGCACAGTTTACCCTACCGGTAATCACAGGCATCGGGCATGAAAGGGATGAAACCATTGCAGACCTTGTAGCCCACACCATGATGAAAACACCCACTGCCGTCGCAGAATTCCTGATCAGTGGTGTAAGGGCATTTGAAGAAAAGCTGGATGACGCCTTCGCCCGTATATATCATTATACCAATAATGCACTTAACTTACACACACAGCAACTCAGCACACTCGGTTATCAGCTCAAGGCTAGTGCCAGGGATAAACTGTCTGCAAGACTCTATCGTGTTGACCATTTAAATGAGAGACTAAAAATCCATACCCTAAACCAGCTTCAAAACCATCAGAAAAGACTTAACCTGGCACAAACGTCCCTGAACTTGCTAGATCCGGATACCATTCTGAAAAGAGGCTATACATTTACCACAGTCAATGGCAAAGCCCTATCAGAAGCAGAGATAAAGCCCGGAGATAAAATGAAAACAGTGAGTGCCAGAAAAATCATTATCAGTACCGTAGAAACCCAAATAGATAAAAATGGCTAA
- a CDS encoding GIY-YIG nuclease family protein: MNYFTYITTNPKRTVLYTGITNDLYARMYEHYQNRGKPETFAGRYFCYNLIYYESFYTAIQAIEREKEIKGWTRTKKLALIRSTNPHMHFLNKSI, encoded by the coding sequence ATGAACTATTTTACCTACATTACGACCAACCCCAAGAGAACAGTTTTATACACGGGTATAACCAATGATCTGTATGCCCGAATGTATGAACACTACCAAAACCGTGGCAAACCGGAGACCTTCGCTGGCAGGTATTTCTGCTATAACCTGATTTATTATGAATCCTTCTACACTGCCATTCAGGCCATTGAAAGGGAAAAGGAAATAAAAGGCTGGACCAGGACTAAAAAATTAGCACTTATCAGAAGTACTAACCCTCATATGCATTTTCTGAATAAGTCCATATAA
- a CDS encoding universal stress protein: MDGTGVTTMRLARRASCNLLIVPENVTPKVDKFLVPIDFSDYSKLALTQTIDFAVKTGSKGEIYCQNVYNVPAGYHYTGKSFKEFAEIMKKNARESFNKFIKKIDPRGIKVHEVYSLDTNDNLASDIYDLADEINADFIIIGAKGRTAAAALFLGSLAEKMVNDKMNHPLLVVRFKGKNAGLFETLREI, translated from the coding sequence TTGGATGGTACCGGAGTAACTACAATGCGACTGGCCCGACGAGCCAGCTGTAATTTGCTGATTGTACCTGAAAACGTAACACCAAAGGTGGACAAGTTTCTTGTTCCTATCGACTTTTCCGACTACTCAAAACTCGCCTTAACACAGACTATAGACTTCGCGGTAAAAACAGGAAGTAAAGGTGAAATATACTGCCAGAATGTTTACAACGTGCCCGCAGGATACCACTATACAGGAAAATCGTTTAAGGAATTCGCTGAGATCATGAAGAAGAATGCCAGGGAGTCCTTTAATAAGTTCATTAAAAAGATAGATCCCAGGGGAATCAAAGTACATGAGGTATATTCCCTGGATACCAATGACAACCTTGCCAGTGATATTTATGACCTAGCCGATGAAATCAATGCAGATTTTATAATTATCGGGGCCAAAGGAAGAACTGCAGCCGCTGCCCTGTTCCTGGGTAGCCTTGCAGAAAAAATGGTAAATGACAAGATGAACCACCCCTTACTGGTAGTGAGGTTTAAAGGCAAAAATGCCGGTTTGTTTGAGACATTGAGGGAGATATAA
- a CDS encoding universal stress protein, with protein MEPFKNLLVGLDTSKLDATLIEYASFLVDHSSAEKVQFVNIVRNLNVPSDVKKEFPNIVASAIQDRKDKIKEAVKANFKPKKKVKVTYLVKQGQAPMLLDIANKSQTDLIIIGQKKNFGWYRSNYNATGPTSQL; from the coding sequence ATGGAACCATTTAAGAATCTTTTAGTCGGACTTGATACTTCAAAACTAGATGCTACACTAATCGAATACGCCTCATTTCTGGTTGATCACTCATCGGCAGAAAAAGTGCAATTCGTAAATATTGTGCGTAACCTCAACGTCCCCAGCGATGTAAAAAAAGAATTTCCGAATATTGTTGCCAGTGCTATTCAGGATAGAAAAGACAAGATAAAAGAGGCTGTTAAAGCTAACTTTAAACCCAAAAAGAAAGTAAAGGTGACTTATCTTGTTAAACAAGGTCAGGCTCCGATGTTACTTGATATTGCTAATAAATCACAAACCGACCTCATTATAATCGGGCAGAAAAAAAACTTTGGATGGTACCGGAGTAACTACAATGCGACTGGCCCGACGAGCCAGCTGTAA
- a CDS encoding aminotransferase class V-fold PLP-dependent enzyme yields MRKFYFTPGPSQLYYTVEEHMKNALKENVLSISHRSKDYEKIHQQTIEAIRSLLVLPNDYHIFFTSSATEIWERIIQNTVEAESFHLINGAFSRRFLEIAENYQINAMSQVAEEGKVVEAEELLIPETAELIAVTQNETSTGASQPIDDIKKIRKAFPDQLIALDVVSSAPYANVDYSMVDTAYFSVQKCFGLPAGLGVWIVNNRCFQKAQSLMNKNRTIGSYHSLPSLLEKGIKNQTPETPNVLGVYLLGKVATDMANKGIDQIRRETEYKAAVLYQAFEQSEILQPFVTSEVHRSKTTLVANTAIPSKEIISKLSEKSFVIGNGYGKFKDKHIRIANFPTHSKEHIEILADELLKIKN; encoded by the coding sequence ATGAGAAAATTCTACTTTACACCCGGCCCCTCTCAACTGTATTACACGGTAGAGGAACACATGAAAAATGCATTAAAGGAAAATGTCCTTTCTATATCCCACCGCAGTAAAGACTACGAAAAAATTCATCAGCAAACCATTGAAGCCATTCGCTCTTTATTGGTCCTACCGAATGATTATCACATTTTTTTTACTTCTTCGGCTACTGAGATATGGGAACGGATTATTCAGAATACTGTAGAGGCGGAATCCTTCCATCTCATCAATGGTGCTTTTTCCAGACGCTTTTTGGAAATAGCAGAAAATTATCAAATCAATGCCATGTCCCAGGTGGCTGAAGAGGGCAAAGTAGTAGAAGCCGAAGAATTGCTCATCCCGGAAACAGCAGAATTAATTGCTGTTACTCAAAATGAAACCAGCACTGGGGCAAGCCAGCCTATCGATGATATTAAAAAGATCAGAAAAGCTTTTCCTGATCAATTGATAGCTCTTGATGTGGTTTCTTCCGCGCCCTATGCAAATGTAGATTATAGCATGGTAGATACAGCCTATTTTTCAGTGCAAAAATGCTTCGGCTTACCTGCAGGCCTCGGTGTATGGATAGTCAATAACAGGTGTTTCCAAAAAGCACAAAGCCTAATGAATAAAAACCGCACTATTGGCTCATATCACAGTCTGCCATCCTTGCTGGAAAAAGGAATAAAGAACCAGACCCCTGAAACGCCAAATGTGCTGGGAGTATATTTACTTGGTAAGGTAGCCACAGATATGGCAAACAAAGGTATAGACCAGATAAGAAGAGAAACCGAATATAAAGCAGCGGTGCTTTATCAGGCGTTTGAACAATCAGAAATTCTGCAGCCATTTGTGACTAGTGAAGTACACAGGTCCAAAACTACCCTGGTAGCTAACACAGCAATCCCAAGTAAGGAAATCATTTCCAAACTTTCTGAAAAATCCTTTGTTATTGGCAACGGGTATGGAAAGTTTAAAGACAAACACATACGAATAGCCAACTTCCCTACCCACTCAAAGGAGCATATCGAAATACTGGCTGACGAACTCCTTAAAATTAAAAATTAA
- a CDS encoding UDP-2,3-diacylglucosamine diphosphatase, whose product MKEEKRPVEVVVISDIHLGTYGCHAEDLLRYLKTIQPKKLILNGDIIDMWQFSKRYWPASHMQIVKHITGLLSKGTEVVYITGNHDEMLRKFVGFKLGAFSIENKVVLDLDGKKSWIFHGDVFDVTMKHSKWLAKLGAIGYDTLILLNTFVNFVSRLIGKGKISLSKKIKDGVKSAIKFIDDFEHTAADIAIGNQYDFVVCGHIHHPQMRKVQNEKGSVMYLNSGDWVENLTALEYNNKSWRLYNFVDDPVAMAVKVNKKSKRALNTDDIFRDMVNDFLIVK is encoded by the coding sequence ATGAAAGAAGAAAAACGTCCTGTTGAAGTAGTAGTAATATCTGATATTCATCTTGGAACCTACGGTTGTCACGCAGAAGATCTTCTCCGCTACTTGAAAACAATCCAGCCCAAAAAACTCATCCTTAACGGCGATATTATTGATATGTGGCAATTCAGCAAAAGATACTGGCCTGCCAGCCATATGCAAATTGTAAAGCACATTACCGGACTGCTAAGCAAAGGTACTGAGGTAGTGTATATCACTGGAAACCACGATGAAATGCTCAGGAAGTTTGTTGGCTTTAAACTGGGGGCTTTTTCAATAGAAAATAAAGTGGTGCTGGACCTTGACGGGAAAAAATCATGGATATTCCATGGCGACGTATTTGATGTTACCATGAAGCATTCCAAATGGCTCGCAAAGTTGGGGGCTATCGGGTATGACACACTTATTTTGCTGAATACCTTTGTGAATTTTGTTTCCAGGCTTATCGGAAAAGGCAAGATTTCCCTTTCAAAAAAGATTAAAGACGGCGTGAAATCGGCCATCAAGTTTATAGATGATTTCGAACATACTGCAGCCGATATTGCGATTGGCAACCAGTACGACTTTGTGGTATGCGGCCATATTCATCATCCTCAGATGCGCAAAGTACAGAATGAAAAAGGAAGTGTAATGTACCTCAACTCAGGGGACTGGGTGGAAAACCTGACGGCTCTTGAATACAACAATAAATCGTGGCGCCTTTACAATTTTGTCGATGATCCTGTGGCCATGGCAGTAAAGGTTAATAAAAAGAGCAAAAGGGCTTTGAACACTGATGATATCTTCAGGGATATGGTCAATGACTTTTTAATTGTTAAGTAA
- a CDS encoding glycosyltransferase family protein yields the protein MKILYAIQGTGNGHVSRAMDIGPELEKHGDVDYLVSGAQVEISLPKETKYRSEGLSFYFGKKGGINLSKTIKSNSSRRFLKEIKDFPIEDYDLIINDFEPITAWAAKIKGKRCVALSHQSALLSEKCPKPESKDVVGQMILRNYAPASVHYGFHFNAFDENIYTPVVRRAVREAKVSNKGHYTVYLPAYADEKIVEILSQVKKVNWEVFSKHNKKGYEEGNVKVSPIDNQSFIESITASEGVLCGAGFETPSEALFLGKKLMVIPMKNQYEQQCNAAAMEEMGIPVLNKLKKKYVDEIKDWAYFRDATKIEYPDETAKIVSGIVEKEAYA from the coding sequence ATGAAAATATTATACGCCATACAAGGCACTGGAAATGGGCATGTAAGCAGAGCAATGGATATTGGCCCTGAGCTGGAGAAACATGGAGATGTAGATTATCTGGTAAGTGGTGCCCAGGTTGAGATATCTTTGCCTAAGGAGACGAAATACAGATCAGAAGGGCTTAGTTTTTATTTTGGAAAGAAAGGTGGCATTAATCTTTCTAAAACAATTAAAAGTAACTCTTCCCGACGTTTTCTCAAGGAAATCAAGGATTTTCCCATTGAGGATTACGATCTGATCATAAATGATTTTGAGCCCATTACCGCATGGGCAGCCAAAATAAAGGGAAAGCGTTGCGTTGCACTAAGTCATCAGAGTGCATTGCTTTCGGAGAAATGCCCCAAACCTGAGTCAAAGGATGTGGTAGGACAGATGATTCTTCGGAATTATGCACCTGCTTCTGTACATTATGGATTTCACTTTAATGCTTTCGACGAAAATATTTACACTCCCGTGGTGAGACGGGCTGTGAGAGAGGCTAAAGTGAGCAATAAAGGACATTATACTGTATATCTGCCTGCCTATGCTGATGAAAAAATAGTTGAGATACTGTCTCAGGTTAAGAAGGTGAACTGGGAGGTATTCTCCAAACATAATAAGAAAGGATATGAGGAGGGCAATGTAAAAGTATCGCCAATTGATAATCAAAGTTTTATCGAAAGTATCACCGCATCTGAAGGTGTATTATGCGGAGCAGGATTTGAGACTCCTTCTGAGGCACTTTTTCTTGGGAAGAAGCTTATGGTGATCCCGATGAAAAATCAATATGAGCAGCAATGCAATGCTGCGGCTATGGAAGAAATGGGCATACCAGTGCTTAATAAGCTTAAGAAAAAATATGTTGATGAAATTAAGGATTGGGCATACTTCCGTGATGCAACGAAAATAGAATATCCGGATGAAACGGCTAAGATCGTGTCGGGTATTGTAGAGAAGGAGGCCTACGCATGA
- a CDS encoding response regulator transcription factor, which translates to MTKSSNHKILIVDDDKDILDLLKYNLEKDGYTVKVERKSTHSIETAGKFHPDLIILDIMMPKVNGIEVCRQLRELPDFRNTYIFFLTAKSDKQLQLKALDTGGDDYIEKITGLRALTYKIGTVLKKNLVIRKSVERINIGDMVIDRKASSVTYKSKEMALPKYEFELLYFFAQNPKKVITRDNLLHNIWGSDVYVLAKSVDTYIANLTQKIGEGLISRVDEGKYKFQVR; encoded by the coding sequence ATGACCAAGTCTTCTAATCATAAAATATTGATAGTCGATGATGATAAAGATATTCTGGACCTTCTAAAATATAATCTGGAAAAAGACGGCTACACAGTAAAAGTTGAACGCAAAAGTACTCATTCAATAGAAACCGCAGGAAAATTCCATCCGGACCTGATCATTTTGGATATTATGATGCCCAAGGTCAATGGTATAGAGGTTTGCAGGCAGCTGAGAGAGCTCCCGGATTTTAGAAATACCTATATTTTCTTTCTTACTGCTAAGTCAGATAAGCAACTGCAGCTAAAGGCACTGGACACCGGCGGTGATGATTATATTGAAAAAATTACAGGCCTGCGGGCACTTACTTATAAGATAGGTACTGTGCTCAAGAAAAATCTTGTGATCAGAAAGAGCGTGGAAAGAATCAATATCGGGGATATGGTTATTGACAGGAAAGCGAGTTCGGTAACTTACAAAAGTAAAGAAATGGCCCTGCCGAAATACGAATTTGAGCTCTTATATTTTTTTGCTCAAAACCCTAAGAAAGTGATTACAAGGGATAATCTGCTCCATAATATTTGGGGGTCAGATGTTTATGTGCTGGCCAAGTCAGTGGATACCTACATCGCAAATCTTACTCAAAAAATAGGGGAAGGATTGATTTCCAGGGTGGATGAAGGTAAGTATAAGTTTCAGGTACGCTAG
- a CDS encoding glycosyltransferase: MEDQPAGSIGSINKNLYLSRYACQGILFDKAPHAHLDMIVTIPCYNEPDLIRSLASLLQCDVQNLCVEVIVLINEQEDAPSNISQQNQKCYDAVRQWAGQHSTSHFSFHVAYKNDLPKKHAGVGLARKIAMDEAVRRLESVGNRDGIIVCYDADSECDPNYLRAIHGFFCNNPKSPGCSIYFEHPLEGKFDAKIYEAITDYELFLRYYVNALRYAGFPYAYETIGSSMAVRSSAYQKQGGMNRRKAGEDFYFLHKIIPLGNFGEVNNTRVIPSPRLSDRVPFGTGKAVNDWQKTGQLLTYSVQTFKDLKGFIDGLTGLYSMEPKHLEAFLQSQAKSVQGFLVDNDFVFHFKRIKNNAASSDTFLKQFYQWFDGFKVLKYVHYARDNFYPNSPVGEVASELLMLTGSHALIDDNKALLLTYRHVDRNRDGY; this comes from the coding sequence ATGGAAGATCAACCGGCTGGCTCCATAGGCTCCATAAATAAAAACCTCTATTTATCCAGGTATGCCTGTCAGGGTATTTTATTTGATAAGGCTCCGCATGCCCATCTGGACATGATCGTAACCATACCCTGTTACAATGAGCCGGATCTCATCAGAAGTTTGGCTTCATTGCTACAATGTGATGTACAAAACCTGTGCGTTGAGGTGATAGTATTAATTAATGAACAGGAGGACGCTCCCAGCAATATATCGCAGCAAAACCAAAAGTGTTACGATGCGGTCAGGCAATGGGCCGGCCAACACTCCACCTCACACTTCAGCTTCCACGTTGCATACAAGAATGACCTTCCGAAAAAGCATGCCGGAGTCGGACTGGCTCGTAAGATAGCCATGGACGAAGCTGTACGCCGGCTAGAGTCCGTGGGCAACCGGGATGGTATTATAGTATGTTATGACGCCGACAGTGAATGTGACCCTAACTACCTCCGGGCTATTCATGGTTTTTTCTGCAACAACCCAAAATCTCCGGGCTGTTCCATATATTTTGAACATCCCCTTGAGGGTAAGTTTGACGCTAAAATCTACGAAGCTATTACAGATTATGAGTTATTTCTGCGATACTACGTAAACGCACTTCGCTACGCAGGTTTTCCTTATGCTTATGAAACAATTGGCTCCAGCATGGCAGTCAGAAGCTCAGCCTACCAGAAACAAGGGGGCATGAATCGCAGAAAAGCCGGAGAGGACTTTTACTTTCTTCACAAAATCATCCCTCTTGGTAATTTTGGAGAGGTAAATAATACCAGGGTCATTCCTTCTCCCAGGCTTTCTGACCGTGTACCTTTCGGTACAGGTAAAGCCGTAAATGACTGGCAAAAAACCGGACAGCTTCTGACATATTCTGTTCAGACTTTTAAAGATCTGAAAGGATTTATAGATGGCCTTACCGGCCTTTACAGCATGGAACCCAAACATTTGGAAGCCTTTTTACAGAGTCAGGCTAAAAGTGTACAAGGGTTTCTTGTGGATAATGATTTTGTTTTTCACTTCAAAAGGATCAAAAACAACGCCGCATCTTCGGATACTTTTCTAAAACAGTTTTACCAGTGGTTTGATGGTTTTAAAGTATTGAAGTATGTGCATTATGCCAGAGATAATTTTTACCCCAACAGCCCTGTTGGTGAGGTAGCCTCCGAACTGCTAATGCTTACCGGCAGCCATGCTTTGATTGATGATAACAAAGCACTCCTTCTGACTTATCGCCATGTTGACAGGAACAGAGATGGCTATTAA
- the pdxH gene encoding pyridoxamine 5'-phosphate oxidase — MEKNIAEIRQDYVRHSLRKKDVDENPIKQFQKWLTEALTAEVREATAMNMATVSEQGVPSSRILLLKDVNEQGFVFYTNYQSNKARQLEHNPATALTFFWPELERQVRIQGVVKKVSKEESEEYFRSRPKNSQIGAWASPQSSVISNRDILEERERKLQEKFRGQDILPKPEQWGGYIVEPFLLEFWQGRASRLHDRILYTLEDKAWKINRLAP; from the coding sequence ATGGAAAAGAATATTGCAGAAATAAGGCAAGACTATGTACGTCATTCCTTAAGAAAAAAAGATGTAGATGAGAACCCAATCAAACAATTTCAAAAATGGTTGACTGAGGCCCTTACGGCTGAAGTGAGAGAAGCCACAGCCATGAATATGGCTACAGTGAGCGAGCAGGGTGTACCATCATCGCGGATTCTGCTTCTAAAGGATGTCAACGAACAAGGTTTTGTTTTTTACACCAACTACCAAAGCAATAAGGCCCGTCAGCTGGAGCATAATCCCGCTACAGCACTGACTTTTTTCTGGCCGGAACTCGAAAGACAGGTAAGGATTCAGGGAGTTGTAAAGAAAGTGAGCAAGGAAGAATCAGAAGAATATTTTAGGAGTCGCCCCAAAAACAGTCAGATCGGAGCCTGGGCTTCTCCTCAGAGTTCGGTGATAAGCAACCGTGATATATTGGAAGAACGCGAACGAAAGCTTCAGGAAAAGTTCAGAGGGCAGGATATTTTACCAAAACCCGAGCAATGGGGCGGTTACATTGTAGAACCCTTCCTGCTTGAGTTTTGGCAAGGACGCGCCAGCAGGCTACACGACAGGATACTGTATACCCTTGAAGATAAAGCATGGAAGATCAACCGGCTGGCTCCATAG
- a CDS encoding tRNA-(ms[2]io[6]A)-hydroxylase: MKLSIDLACESSPAWVDTVMHDFDAFLQDHANCERKASAMAMSFVAKHPDRLEIIPELIDTAVEELEHFRSVYQIMQQRGVALPPEMGQDIYVKKLIDHCRSGREDRFMDRLLLASIIECRGAERFRLVYEALEPGELKTFYHNLWASEAKHGNIFVKMALIYFDEDTTYRRLEELNLIEAEVLKSLPLQPALH; this comes from the coding sequence ATGAAATTAAGTATTGATCTGGCTTGTGAAAGTAGCCCGGCATGGGTGGATACGGTAATGCATGATTTTGACGCGTTTTTGCAGGATCATGCTAACTGTGAACGCAAAGCTTCGGCCATGGCCATGAGTTTTGTTGCCAAACACCCGGATAGACTGGAAATAATTCCTGAACTTATAGATACCGCTGTAGAGGAACTGGAACATTTCAGGTCGGTTTACCAGATCATGCAGCAGCGGGGAGTCGCCCTTCCTCCTGAAATGGGGCAGGATATTTATGTGAAAAAACTGATTGACCACTGTCGGTCGGGGAGAGAAGACAGGTTTATGGACAGGCTGTTGTTGGCTTCAATTATCGAATGCAGGGGTGCAGAACGCTTTCGCCTCGTATATGAAGCACTGGAGCCCGGTGAGTTAAAGACTTTCTATCATAACCTGTGGGCCTCAGAGGCCAAGCATGGTAATATTTTTGTAAAAATGGCATTGATCTATTTTGACGAAGACACTACCTACAGGAGATTAGAAGAATTAAACTTAATAGAGGCGGAGGTGTTAAAGTCTTTACCTCTTCAACCCGCATTGCATTAA
- a CDS encoding YqgE/AlgH family protein yields the protein MDYFKFNNNQKPGKGSLLISEPFLPDPNFERTVVLLCEHSDEGSFGFVLNKASAVALDEIVEDIRDFSQPVYIGGPVQQDTLHFIHKADYLEGGVEVGNGLYWGGNFEQLMILIDTKQIKADDFRFFIGYSGWGSGQLEEELKAESWIVANYATPDLVFAENGENLWKVVLKQLGGRFNVYSNYPTDPRLN from the coding sequence ATGGACTATTTCAAATTCAATAATAACCAAAAGCCGGGAAAAGGAAGTTTGCTTATTTCCGAGCCGTTTTTGCCTGACCCGAATTTTGAAAGAACGGTGGTGCTGCTATGTGAACATAGTGATGAAGGTTCGTTTGGCTTTGTGTTGAACAAGGCTTCTGCCGTAGCCCTCGACGAGATAGTTGAAGATATCCGTGACTTCAGCCAGCCGGTATATATAGGTGGACCAGTGCAGCAGGATACATTGCATTTTATTCATAAAGCCGATTACCTGGAAGGTGGCGTTGAGGTAGGCAACGGCCTGTACTGGGGTGGGAATTTTGAGCAATTGATGATACTTATTGATACCAAACAAATTAAGGCTGATGATTTCAGGTTTTTTATCGGCTATTCAGGCTGGGGATCAGGGCAGCTTGAGGAAGAGTTAAAAGCGGAGTCGTGGATCGTGGCAAACTATGCCACACCTGATCTGGTTTTCGCTGAAAATGGTGAAAACCTGTGGAAAGTTGTTCTGAAGCAATTGGGAGGGAGGTTTAATGTATATTCAAATTATCCAACAGACCCACGTTTAAATTGA